A genomic window from Triticum urartu cultivar G1812 chromosome 7, Tu2.1, whole genome shotgun sequence includes:
- the LOC125525148 gene encoding exopolygalacturonase-like gives MALRNVAMRALLLLAVVSVAYAAKGKEKKKESADGPAASGPAASGPGGEYDITKLGAKPDGTTDCTEAVEEAWASACGSTGNPTIIIPKGDFLTGALNFTGPCKGDGLTIKLEGNLLASNDLAKFKSNWIEIMRVKKLSITGKGNIDGQGKAVWTKNSCQKNYNCKILPNSLVLDFCDDALIEGISIINSKFFHMNIFQCKGVTVKDVKVTAPGDSPNTDGIHMGDSSNVSIIDTTIGVGDDCISMGPGTTKVNISGVTCGPGHGISIGSLGRYKDEKDVTDITVKNCVLKGSSNGLRIKSYEDAKSPLVASKITYENVKMEDSGYPIIIDQKYCPNKLCTSKGDADRVTVKDVSFKNITGTSSTPEAVSLLCSEKKPCEGVTMSDVKIEYSGKNNKTMAVCSHVKVTATGVDKANTCAA, from the exons ATGGCGTTGAGGAACGTTGCGATGAGAGCCTTGTTGCTCCTGGCGGTGGTGAGCGTGGCATATGCCGCCAAAggcaaggagaagaagaaggagagcGCAGATGGTCCGGCGGCGTCTGGTCCGGCGGCATCTGGTCCGGGCGGGGAGTACGACATCACCAAGCTCGGCGCCAAGCCCGACGGCACAACGGACTGCACCGAG GCGGTGGAGGAGGCATGGGCTTCGGCATGCGGTAGCACCGGGAACCCGACCATCATCATCCCCAAGGGTGATTTCCTGACTGGAGCTCTGAATTTCACGGGGCCGTGCAAGGGCGACGGACTCACCATCAAGCTGGAAGGCAACCTGCTAGCTTCCAACGACCTGGCCAAGTTCAAGTCTAACTGGATCGAGATCATGCGCGTGAAGAAGCTCTCCATCACTGGCAAAGGCAACATCGACGGTCAGGGCAAGGCCGTCTGGACCAAAAACAGCTGCCAAAAGAACTACAACTGCAAGATATTGCCAAAC TCGCTGGTGCTGGACTTCTGCGACGACGCGCTCATCGAAGGCATCTCTATCATCAATTCCAAGTTCTTCCACATGAACATCTTCCAGTGCAAGGGCGTGACCGTCAAGGACGTGAAGGTGACCGCGCCCGGGGACAGCCCCAACACCGACGGCATCCACATGGGCGACTCGTCCAATGTCAGCATCATCGACACCACCATAGGCGTTGGCGACGACTGCATCTCCATGGGCCCCGGCACCACAAAAGTCAACATCAGCGGCGTGACCTGCGGCCCAGGCCACGGCATCAGCATTGGCAGCCTCGGGAGGTACAAGGACGAGAAGGACGTGACCGACATCACCGTCAAGAACTGCGTGCTCAAGGGCTCCAGCAACGGCCTCCGCATCAAGTCGTACGAGGACGCCAAGTCGCCCCTCGTAGCATCCAAGATCACCTACGAGAACGTCAAGATGGAGGACTCGGGCTACCCCATTATCATCGACCAGAAGTACTGCCCCAACAAACTTTGCACCTCCAAGGGCGACGCCGACAGGGTCACCGTCAAGGACGTTTCGTTCAAAAACATCACCGGCACCTCCTCCACCCCCGAGGCCGTCAGCCTGCTCTGCTCCGAGAAGAAGCCCTGCGAAGGCGTCACAATGTCCGACGTCAAGATCGAGTACTCCGGCAAAAACAACAAGACCATGGCTGTGTGCTCCCACGTCAAGGTCACCGCCACGGGAGTCGACAAGGCCAACACATGCGCCGCCTGA